DNA sequence from the Cucurbita pepo subsp. pepo cultivar mu-cu-16 chromosome LG06, ASM280686v2, whole genome shotgun sequence genome:
ctaacagtgagcttgggttgttacatttagtatcagagccaaacaccgcgcgatgtgccagcgaggaggctgaaccccaaaagggggtggacacaaggcggtgtgctagcaagaacgctgggcccagaagggaggtggattggaagtcccacatcgattagagaagggaacgagtgctaacgaggatgctaggccctaaaggggagtagattgtgagatcccacatcggttggggaggagaacgaaacattctttataagggtgtaggaacctctccctagtagacgtgttttaaaaaccttgaggggaagcccgaaagggaaagcacaaagaagacaatattcactagcggtgggcttgggctgttatacaGACTGATCGGTGTGTATCTATGATATGTGCACACTGTACTGGTATTAAACAGAAGGTTGCCTTGAGACTTTTTATAGCCACAGAACGAAAGGATCTAAAAGATAAACTAGAACACTCATCCATCATACCATGATAAGTGATAACTATTCGCAAATACACTTATACACCAAAGGGGTATGGCTAAGGCAATTCCTTACAGCTCAAAAATGTCTTCAAATCACAAATGCATAGATTAGCAGGGGTAGGAGATCTAAAGAGAATGCTTCTAATGCAAATGGTTAAATGTTTATCTTGAAATAACAAGAGGGTTAAAAAACACTAAATAAActtcaaatcattttcttaagtTAAAGACCAAGGAAAACAAGTAGGGATTATAAACCTGTACAGTTGCAGCAGTCACCGTGTCCAGAAGCGTGTTGGTGGTGTACTTGTTTGACTGTAATCTAATACGCCGTGGCTCAATATCCACAGAGCTCTTGGACCAGAAAGCCAGGGTAGAAGAATCATACACCttacaaacataaataaaagataacaAACCATATAATAAGCCCATGGTAGAGAATTCCAGGGAAACCATAAATAATCTAGCATCCCCACTTACTTCACATCTAGTGATGGTCTCAAGAGGATATATCCTTAACGTTCGACTAGAATTCGGATCAAGCATACGAATGCCATCTAGACCAACCTGGAAATGATTACAAAAGAGAGTAAATAACCAAGTCCTATTGTTGTGCTAAAATAACTTAATGACAATTAAACTATGTTggagcaaaagaaaatataaagtgATAACAAAAAACGATGAGAAGGTAACAGAAGAACAAGGACAATTTTCATGGGGggttttctccttttttttttttaaataaaaaccagCCGCCTTCGTGATTCCATGTACACCTATCTTCCGCAGTTTGCCTAAAGAGCCTGTCCCTTaaggagagaaaaaacatGCCACTACAGACCAGGCACAATACGagacaattaaataaatgacaatatctacaacAACAAAATTGTCCTGTGACAGCATGAAATACCTGACAAAGTACATCCATGGTGCTCTGACCTCCACTTTCAGCCAAAAGCTTCACCCGGAACTTCTGCACCCAATTTTTGACGTCTTCTTGAGCTTCCACCTTAGGGATCGCCCTAACTACTTTCAGTGAACTCGCCGGAGGATCTTTTTTCGGAGGAATATTTATCGGCCTCCCATAATCGTCAAAAGCAGGCGTCGCGGCAGACCACGTCGAAGACTTAGAAGCCGTACCACGAGCACCATAAGGCTCAACTTTGCCACCTTGGTAAGCATAGACTCCATCGCCATAACCGTCATCATAGCCAGAGTCGAAGCGCGGTGCCGCGTCCTCCGGCCGCTTTCCGTACAACTCCGAACCAAAATCAGACCGACTTCGACCGTAACCTCCATATCTATCATCAGCATATCCGCCTCCCTGATCAAATTTAACCGAACTTTCATATGGATTTTCATACGACGGGGGTGCCAAAGAGCCAAAGGGAGCCGAATACATGGATGAGAACGGAGAATTAGCAGTAGGGGTAGAATTAGAGCTCTGATTCATGGGAATTGAGGACGGTGGAGGGGGAGCACAATTGGGAGCCGCCTGATGCTGATCGTAGGTTGAGTGATACGATTGCGACTGAGAAGGAGGTTGATAAGGCACATGAGACTCAAATGGAGGGAAAGCGGGTGATTGAGGAGTGGGATTGAATGTCTGGGGACTAGAATTGGATGAGGGAGAGTTGAAAAGAGGCGCAGTCGGAGAGGCAGGGAGGGGATCGGGATTCTGGGAATAGGGGGGATAATAAGGGGCATAGCCAGGGTAATCGGAGGCACCATAATTGGTGGAGAAGGGCGGCGCCGAGGCATAAGCGCTCTGGTTGCGATCGGGGGGAATCGGAACTGGATTAGGGCTAGGATTAAGGGtaaggttttgaaaattttggtattGGAAATACGGAGCTGTACCGTAATCTCCGTTCTGCATCGTCGGTGCCGATGAGAAAAGTTCCGATGAAGCTCCGAATGAGAGATTTGGATTCTGCGCTGATCAGGTTCTCGAAATTTCTTTTCGCCCTTACCGGGAAGACTACTCCCAGAACTTTAATATattagtaattttcttttttattttaataaaacctTTCTCTTTCAAGGAAGGATTCCGAAACATTCGCGGTCTTTTGCCCTAAGCCACGTCATGTGTGCTTCgagtaaattaataaatttacaagtccttctaaataaataattctaatttatataattgacCAATTGTACAATGTATTACTCGAAGTCTCCAAAATATTCACtttttacctttcttttttaaa
Encoded proteins:
- the LOC111796908 gene encoding protein FREE1-like produces the protein MQNGDYGTAPYFQYQNFQNLTLNPSPNPVPIPPDRNQSAYASAPPFSTNYGASDYPGYAPYYPPYSQNPDPLPASPTAPLFNSPSSNSSPQTFNPTPQSPAFPPFESHVPYQPPSQSQSYHSTYDQHQAAPNCAPPPPSSIPMNQSSNSTPTANSPFSSMYSAPFGSLAPPSYENPYESSVKFDQGGGYADDRYGGYGRSRSDFGSELYGKRPEDAAPRFDSGYDDGYGDGVYAYQGGKVEPYGARGTASKSSTWSAATPAFDDYGRPINIPPKKDPPASSLKVVRAIPKVEAQEDVKNWVQKFRVKLLAESGGQSTMDVLCQVGLDGIRMLDPNSSRTLRIYPLETITRCEVYDSSTLAFWSKSSVDIEPRRIRLQSNKYTTNTLLDTVTAATVQFKEMGGRSRPSESFKAPEQPTEKKKGLVDWVNLIKPGNEEKDHWVPDEAVTKCTACGSDFGAFVRRHHCRNCGDIFCDKCTQGRTALTAEENAPQVRVCDRCMAEVTQRLANAKDLTSNPVGLHSHEDLAKKLKDEMERNRRSSGSKSDGSGKRMKEVACPTCTVHLQVQVPSSGSETIECGVCQHPFLVSAH